From Micromonospora rhizosphaerae, the proteins below share one genomic window:
- a CDS encoding septum formation family protein — translation MSPRRVGALLMVLAASVVAGCDVLPGRDCESGFVPQAGVCHLAPGDNASGEAYQPVDCLTRHEAETFFVGRFAGLDADSDDPPETGSDAARRAYASCGTAARDFLGDEWRAARLSLQVMLPTATGWAAAERWYRCDLVEIVALDLYEPSPRANSLKGGLRSPSSPLRHGCYNPTFIGDEMKTLPPASCTGPHQSEFAGVWWADDFPYGEEIPEDDMWDGCYGVVARHVGVPDEDEVERRLDVLAWALSEEERAAGETGVLCFLHTDGPPFNRPLAGVGVKGLPAPQAD, via the coding sequence TTGAGTCCCCGAAGAGTCGGCGCCCTGCTCATGGTGCTCGCCGCAAGCGTCGTCGCCGGGTGCGACGTGCTGCCCGGGCGAGACTGCGAGTCCGGATTCGTGCCGCAGGCCGGGGTCTGCCACCTGGCTCCGGGAGACAATGCCAGCGGCGAGGCGTACCAGCCGGTCGACTGCCTGACGCGGCACGAGGCGGAGACCTTCTTCGTCGGCCGGTTCGCCGGGCTCGACGCCGACTCCGACGACCCGCCGGAGACCGGGTCGGACGCGGCTCGGCGGGCGTATGCCTCGTGCGGCACGGCGGCGCGGGACTTCCTCGGCGACGAGTGGCGGGCGGCCCGGCTGTCGCTGCAGGTGATGCTGCCGACGGCCACCGGATGGGCGGCGGCGGAGCGCTGGTACCGCTGCGACCTGGTGGAGATCGTGGCGCTGGACCTGTACGAACCGTCGCCCCGGGCCAACAGCCTCAAGGGCGGGCTGCGCTCGCCGTCCTCCCCGCTGCGGCACGGCTGCTACAACCCCACCTTCATCGGGGATGAGATGAAGACGCTGCCGCCTGCCTCCTGCACCGGGCCGCACCAGAGCGAGTTCGCGGGCGTGTGGTGGGCCGACGACTTTCCGTACGGGGAGGAGATCCCGGAGGACGACATGTGGGACGGCTGTTACGGCGTCGTCGCGCGACACGTGGGGGTGCCGGACGAGGACGAGGTGGAGCGTCGACTGGACGTGCTCGCCTGGGCTCTCTCGGAGGAGGAGCGGGCCGCGGGCGAAACCGGGGTGCTCTGTTTCCTGCACACGGACGGCCCGCCGTTTAACCGACCCCTGGCGGGCGTCGGGGTGAAAGGACTCCCCGCACCCCAGGCCGACTGA
- a CDS encoding acyl carrier protein: protein MTRDEITAGLAEILEEVAGVNPDDVAEGKSFTDDLDVDSLSMVEVVVAAEEKFGVKIPDNEVQNLKTVGDAVSYIEAQS from the coding sequence ATGACCCGTGACGAGATCACCGCCGGCCTCGCCGAGATCCTCGAAGAGGTTGCCGGGGTGAACCCGGACGACGTGGCCGAGGGGAAGTCCTTCACCGACGACCTCGACGTCGACTCGCTCTCCATGGTGGAGGTCGTGGTGGCGGCCGAGGAGAAGTTCGGCGTCAAGATCCCGGACAACGAGGTGCAGAACCTCAAGACCGTCGGGGACGCGGTCAGCTACATCGAGGCGCAGTCCTGA
- a CDS encoding beta-ketoacyl-ACP synthase III, with the protein MTGSKIVAMGHYQPSRVVTNDDLAQLVDTNDEWIRDRVGIVTRRIAGDETVADMAAAAAGKALANSGLTAADIDLVVVATCTSVDRSPNVACRVAAKLGITAPGAYDINTACSGFAYALGTVDHAIRAGAARNAIVIGAEKLSDFTDWTDRSTCIIFGDGAGAAVVTATADDEPAGVGPVVWGSVPEKSDAVRIEGWRPYIAQEGQTVFRWATTALAPLAMQACERAGVAPSELAAFVPHQANARIIDGIAKRLNIPDAIIAKDIAESGNTSAASVPLALSKLVERREVPAGAPVLLFGFGGGLTYAGQVVRCP; encoded by the coding sequence ATGACCGGCAGCAAGATCGTCGCAATGGGGCACTACCAGCCCTCCCGGGTGGTGACCAACGACGACCTCGCCCAGCTCGTCGACACCAACGACGAGTGGATCCGGGACCGGGTCGGCATCGTGACCCGGCGGATCGCCGGTGACGAGACGGTGGCCGACATGGCCGCGGCCGCCGCCGGCAAGGCGCTGGCCAACTCCGGCCTCACCGCCGCCGACATCGACCTCGTCGTGGTCGCCACCTGCACCTCGGTCGACCGCAGCCCCAACGTGGCCTGCCGGGTCGCCGCCAAGCTCGGCATCACCGCCCCCGGCGCGTACGACATCAACACCGCCTGCTCGGGCTTCGCGTACGCGCTGGGCACCGTCGACCACGCCATCCGGGCCGGCGCGGCCCGCAACGCCATCGTCATCGGCGCGGAGAAGCTCTCCGACTTCACCGACTGGACCGACCGCTCGACCTGCATCATCTTCGGCGACGGCGCCGGCGCCGCGGTGGTCACCGCCACCGCCGACGACGAGCCCGCCGGGGTCGGCCCGGTGGTCTGGGGCTCGGTGCCGGAGAAGAGCGACGCGGTCCGCATCGAGGGCTGGCGGCCGTACATCGCGCAGGAAGGGCAGACGGTCTTCCGCTGGGCCACCACCGCGCTGGCCCCGCTGGCCATGCAGGCCTGCGAGCGGGCCGGGGTCGCCCCGTCCGAACTGGCCGCGTTCGTGCCGCACCAGGCCAACGCCCGGATCATCGACGGCATCGCCAAGCGGCTCAACATCCCGGACGCGATCATCGCCAAGGACATCGCCGAGTCCGGCAACACCTCGGCGGCGAGCGTGCCGCTGGCCCTGTCCAAGCTGGTCGAGCGGCGGGAGGTGCCCGCGGGCGCCCCGGTACTGCTGTTCGGCTTCGGCGGCGGCCTGACCTACGCCGGTCAGGTCGTCCGCTGCCCATGA
- a CDS encoding PucR family transcriptional regulator, which translates to MDVLVRACQAGAVNEPGGGDLSATLHRIERAAGALATASVARMDETLPWFRELPADQRSWVMLVAQAGARSLVQWLRQGGGTADSTQEVSDEVFATAPQALARSISLQQTVALIKVTIDVVEEQVSHLAAKGEEQQLREAVLRFSREIAFAAARVYARAAESRGSWDARLQALLVDALLRGDSPDVLASRAAALGWPDAPPVAVAVGRSPGGEVAAVLHTVYRQARRIGVEVIGGVHGDRLVIVLGGAADPVAATEKLLTAFGDGPVVVGPAVPSLDEATDSARAALAGFRAAPAWPTAPRPVPAADLLPERALAGDAEARRRLRHDVYATLVRTGGELLETLDAFFAAGGTLESAARALFVHPNTVRYRLKRIAEVTGFSPLAPRDAFALQVALTVGRLDPVTPGVAPVPTQTLSPGVRKSSQTGDHPRRFL; encoded by the coding sequence GTGGATGTGCTGGTCAGGGCATGTCAGGCTGGAGCGGTGAACGAGCCGGGCGGTGGCGACCTGTCAGCCACGCTGCACCGCATCGAGCGGGCGGCGGGGGCGCTGGCGACCGCCAGCGTGGCCCGGATGGACGAGACGCTGCCCTGGTTCCGGGAACTCCCGGCGGACCAGCGCTCCTGGGTGATGCTGGTGGCCCAGGCCGGCGCGCGGTCGCTGGTGCAGTGGCTCCGCCAGGGCGGCGGCACGGCGGACAGCACGCAGGAGGTCTCCGACGAGGTCTTCGCCACCGCCCCGCAGGCGCTGGCCCGCTCGATCAGCCTCCAGCAGACCGTCGCGCTGATCAAGGTGACCATCGACGTGGTCGAGGAGCAGGTGTCGCACCTGGCCGCGAAGGGCGAGGAGCAGCAGCTCCGCGAGGCGGTGCTGCGCTTCTCCCGGGAGATCGCCTTCGCCGCCGCCCGGGTCTACGCCCGGGCCGCCGAGTCCCGCGGCTCGTGGGACGCCCGGCTGCAGGCGCTGCTGGTGGACGCGCTGCTGCGCGGGGACTCGCCGGACGTGCTGGCCAGCCGGGCGGCGGCGCTGGGCTGGCCGGACGCGCCCCCGGTGGCGGTGGCGGTGGGCCGCTCCCCCGGCGGCGAGGTGGCGGCCGTGCTGCACACCGTCTACCGGCAGGCCCGGCGGATCGGGGTGGAGGTGATCGGCGGGGTGCACGGCGACCGGCTGGTCATCGTGCTCGGCGGGGCCGCCGATCCGGTGGCGGCGACCGAGAAGCTGCTGACCGCGTTCGGGGACGGGCCGGTGGTGGTCGGCCCGGCCGTGCCCAGCCTGGACGAGGCGACGGACTCGGCGCGGGCCGCGCTGGCCGGGTTCCGCGCCGCGCCGGCCTGGCCGACCGCGCCGCGCCCGGTGCCCGCCGCCGACCTGCTGCCGGAGCGGGCCCTCGCCGGGGACGCGGAGGCCCGCCGCCGGCTGCGCCACGACGTGTACGCCACGCTGGTCCGGACCGGTGGCGAGCTGCTGGAGACGCTGGACGCCTTCTTCGCCGCGGGCGGGACGCTGGAGAGCGCCGCCCGGGCGCTCTTCGTGCACCCGAACACGGTGCGCTACCGGTTGAAGCGGATCGCGGAGGTGACGGGTTTCTCCCCGCTGGCGCCCCGGGACGCGTTCGCCCTCCAGGTCGCGCTGACCGTGGGTCGGCTGGACCCGGTGACCCCGGGCGTCGCACCCGTCCCGACCCAGACATTGAGCCCAGGCGTCAGGAAATCATCACAGACAGGTGATCACCCCCGCCGATTTTTGTAG
- a CDS encoding acyl-CoA carboxylase subunit beta, with translation MTTTVVSTESSTLDYRDPEVRLRALFDAGSLRLLAPRDTSGVGWARGEIDGTPAIAYATDATKMGGAMGTDGCRHIVDAIDTAVRERVPVVGLWHSGGARLAEGVVALDAVGQVFAAMVRASGRVPQISVVLGPAAGGAAYGPALTDIVVMSGTGRIFVTGPEVVRSVTGEQVDMERLGGPEPHGRRSGVVHVTCADDEAAVAESRKLAALLGRQGRLSPDDVATGAEDGHDLAARMPAEANRAYDVKPVVKALLDAPGVELHAKWAPNIVTTLGRFAGRTVGVIANNPLRLGGCLDASSAEKAARFVRMCDSLGVPLIVLVDVPGYLPGLGQEWDGVVRRGAKLLHAFAEAVVPRVTLVTRKAYGGAYIAMNSRSLGATAVFAWPNAEVAVMGASAAVNILHRKKLAAAPAEEREALRAELIEEQIRVAGGVNRALEIGVVDDVIKPEETRRRIAEALAAAPAARGAHGNIPL, from the coding sequence GTGACCACGACCGTCGTCAGCACGGAAAGCTCGACACTGGACTACCGCGATCCCGAGGTCCGGCTCCGGGCCCTGTTCGACGCCGGCTCGCTGCGCCTGCTGGCGCCGCGGGACACCTCCGGCGTCGGGTGGGCGCGGGGTGAGATCGACGGCACGCCGGCGATCGCGTACGCCACCGACGCCACCAAGATGGGCGGCGCGATGGGCACCGACGGGTGCCGGCACATCGTGGACGCCATCGACACCGCCGTCCGGGAGCGGGTGCCGGTGGTCGGCCTCTGGCACTCGGGCGGCGCCCGGCTGGCCGAGGGCGTGGTCGCGCTCGACGCCGTCGGGCAGGTCTTCGCCGCCATGGTGCGAGCCTCCGGCCGGGTGCCGCAGATCTCGGTGGTGCTCGGCCCGGCGGCCGGCGGCGCCGCGTACGGCCCGGCGCTGACCGACATCGTGGTGATGAGCGGCACCGGCCGGATCTTCGTCACCGGTCCCGAGGTGGTCCGCAGCGTCACCGGCGAGCAGGTCGACATGGAGCGCCTCGGCGGCCCCGAGCCGCATGGCCGGCGCTCCGGCGTCGTCCACGTGACCTGCGCCGACGACGAGGCGGCGGTGGCCGAGTCGCGCAAGCTCGCCGCCCTGCTCGGTCGGCAGGGGCGGCTCTCCCCGGACGACGTGGCGACCGGCGCCGAGGACGGGCACGACCTGGCCGCCAGGATGCCGGCCGAGGCCAACCGGGCGTACGACGTGAAGCCGGTGGTCAAGGCGCTGCTCGACGCCCCCGGCGTGGAACTGCACGCCAAGTGGGCGCCGAACATCGTCACCACGCTCGGCCGGTTCGCCGGCCGGACGGTCGGCGTGATCGCCAACAACCCGCTGCGGCTGGGTGGCTGCCTCGACGCGTCCAGCGCCGAGAAGGCGGCCCGGTTCGTGCGGATGTGCGACTCGCTCGGGGTGCCGCTGATCGTGCTGGTCGACGTCCCCGGTTACCTGCCCGGCCTTGGCCAGGAGTGGGACGGCGTGGTCCGGCGCGGAGCGAAGCTGCTGCACGCCTTCGCCGAGGCGGTGGTGCCGCGGGTGACGCTGGTGACCCGCAAGGCGTACGGCGGCGCGTACATCGCGATGAACTCCCGCTCCCTGGGCGCGACCGCGGTCTTCGCCTGGCCGAACGCGGAGGTCGCGGTGATGGGTGCCAGCGCCGCGGTCAACATCCTGCACCGCAAGAAGCTGGCCGCCGCCCCCGCCGAGGAGCGGGAGGCGCTGCGCGCCGAGCTGATCGAGGAGCAGATCCGGGTCGCCGGCGGCGTCAACCGGGCGCTGGAAATCGGCGTGGTGGACGACGTGATCAAGCCGGAGGAGACCCGGCGGCGGATCGCCGAAGCGCTCGCGGCGGCCCCGGCCGCCCGCGGCGCCCACGGCAACATCCCGCTGTAG
- a CDS encoding acyltransferase domain-containing protein: protein MLAVLSPGQGSQKPGFLTPWLDLTGTESRLRWWSALAGVDLVHLGAKADADEIKDTARTQPLLVAAALLAAEHLPMYDVAVTAGHSVGELGAAALAGVLPAEAAITLAGVRGREMAAACALEPTGMAAVLGGDPDEVLAAIDAHGLYPANRNGAGQVVAAGAVDGLEKLAAEPPAKARVIRLQVAGAFHTPYMAPAEAALAGVAAGITPADPARILLSNLDGSAVNHGREMVQRLVRQVTAPVRWDLCMRTLADLGVTAVIELPPAGTLAGLVKRELKGVGAPEIVTLNTPDDLPAARDLITRHSGLGGHEPVIQFRVVVSPAAGTFTPAEEFAEGADLRKGQVIGHVVTRQGPVEVTAHDSGLLTEWLAHHEDPVAPGQPLARIGGHA, encoded by the coding sequence GTGCTCGCCGTACTCTCGCCCGGACAGGGTTCCCAGAAACCCGGCTTCCTGACTCCCTGGCTCGACCTGACCGGCACCGAGTCGCGCCTGCGCTGGTGGTCCGCGCTGGCCGGCGTCGACCTGGTCCACCTCGGCGCCAAGGCCGACGCGGACGAGATCAAGGACACCGCCCGCACCCAGCCGCTGCTGGTCGCGGCCGCGCTGCTCGCCGCCGAACACCTGCCGATGTACGACGTCGCGGTGACCGCCGGACACAGCGTCGGCGAGCTCGGCGCGGCGGCCCTGGCCGGGGTGCTGCCCGCCGAGGCGGCGATCACCCTCGCCGGGGTGCGGGGCCGCGAGATGGCCGCCGCCTGCGCGCTGGAGCCGACCGGGATGGCCGCCGTCCTCGGCGGCGACCCGGACGAGGTGCTCGCCGCGATCGACGCGCACGGGCTGTACCCGGCCAACCGCAACGGCGCCGGCCAGGTCGTCGCCGCGGGGGCGGTTGACGGGCTGGAGAAGCTGGCCGCCGAGCCGCCGGCGAAGGCCCGGGTGATCCGGCTCCAGGTGGCCGGCGCCTTCCACACCCCGTACATGGCCCCGGCCGAGGCCGCGCTGGCCGGGGTCGCCGCCGGGATCACCCCGGCCGACCCGGCCCGGATCCTGCTCTCCAACCTGGACGGCTCGGCGGTCAACCACGGCCGGGAGATGGTGCAGCGGCTGGTCCGGCAGGTCACCGCGCCGGTGCGCTGGGACCTGTGCATGCGTACCCTGGCCGACCTCGGGGTGACCGCGGTGATCGAGCTGCCGCCGGCCGGCACCCTGGCCGGCCTGGTCAAGCGGGAGTTGAAGGGCGTCGGCGCGCCCGAGATCGTCACCCTCAACACCCCCGACGACCTGCCCGCCGCGCGCGACCTGATCACCCGGCACAGCGGGCTTGGCGGCCACGAGCCGGTGATCCAGTTCCGGGTGGTGGTCTCCCCCGCCGCCGGCACCTTCACCCCGGCCGAGGAGTTCGCCGAAGGCGCCGACCTCCGCAAGGGCCAGGTCATCGGTCACGTCGTCACCCGGCAGGGGCCGGTCGAGGTGACCGCGCACGACAGCGGGCTGCTCACCGAGTGGCTCGCCCACCACGAGGACCCGGTCGCCCCGGGCCAGCCGCTCGCCCGCATCGGAGGTCACGCATGA
- the fabF gene encoding beta-ketoacyl-ACP synthase II — protein MSRPDVVVTGLGATTPLGGDVASTWDAMLAGRSGVSPLTQEWAGQLTVRIAAQLAVDPAEVLDRVKLRRLDRSEAIALIAAQQAWADAGLADSGLDPERLAVSVGSGIGGATTLLAQDDILEASGPRRVSPHTVPMLMPNGPAAWVGLELGAKAGVHSVASACATGAEAIALGLDIIRAGRADVVVAGGTEAVIHPLPIAGFASMRAMSTRNDEPGKASRPWDKGRDGFVLGEGAGAIVLERADHAAARGARVYARLAGAGITSDAYDIVQPHAEGEGAIRAISRAIADAGVAKTDIAHVNAHATSTPVGDMLEIGALHKALGDHAVLAATKSMTGHLLGAAGALESIATILAIRDGVVPPTINLDDPDDGLTMEVAAHKARHMEIPAALNNAFGFGGHNVALVFTRG, from the coding sequence ATGAGTCGCCCCGACGTCGTCGTCACCGGGCTCGGCGCGACGACCCCGCTCGGCGGGGACGTCGCGTCGACCTGGGACGCCATGCTCGCCGGCCGCTCCGGGGTGAGTCCGCTCACCCAGGAGTGGGCCGGCCAACTGACGGTCCGGATCGCCGCCCAGCTCGCCGTGGACCCGGCCGAGGTGCTGGATCGGGTCAAGCTGCGCCGGCTGGACCGATCCGAGGCGATCGCCCTGATCGCGGCGCAGCAGGCCTGGGCGGACGCCGGCCTGGCCGACTCCGGGCTGGACCCGGAGCGGCTGGCGGTCAGCGTCGGCTCCGGCATCGGCGGCGCCACCACGCTGCTCGCCCAGGACGACATCCTGGAGGCGTCCGGCCCGCGGCGGGTCTCCCCGCACACCGTGCCGATGCTGATGCCGAACGGCCCGGCCGCCTGGGTCGGGCTTGAGCTGGGCGCCAAGGCCGGCGTGCACTCGGTGGCCAGCGCCTGCGCGACCGGCGCGGAGGCGATCGCGCTCGGCCTGGACATCATCCGCGCCGGCCGGGCCGACGTGGTGGTGGCCGGCGGCACCGAGGCGGTCATCCACCCGCTGCCGATCGCCGGTTTCGCCTCCATGCGGGCCATGTCGACCCGTAACGACGAGCCGGGGAAGGCCTCCCGCCCGTGGGACAAGGGCCGCGACGGCTTCGTGCTCGGCGAGGGCGCCGGCGCGATCGTCCTCGAGCGCGCCGACCACGCCGCGGCCCGCGGGGCCCGGGTGTACGCCCGCCTCGCCGGCGCCGGGATCACCTCGGACGCGTACGACATCGTGCAGCCGCACGCCGAGGGCGAGGGCGCCATCCGGGCCATCTCCCGGGCGATCGCCGACGCGGGCGTGGCGAAGACGGACATCGCCCACGTCAACGCGCACGCCACCTCGACCCCGGTGGGCGACATGCTGGAGATCGGCGCGCTGCACAAGGCGCTGGGCGATCACGCGGTGCTGGCGGCGACCAAGTCGATGACCGGCCACCTGCTCGGCGCGGCCGGCGCGCTGGAGTCGATCGCCACGATCCTCGCCATCCGCGACGGTGTCGTACCGCCGACGATCAACCTGGACGACCCGGACGACGGCCTGACCATGGAGGTGGCCGCCCACAAGGCGCGCCACATGGAGATCCCCGCCGCGCTGAACAACGCGTTCGGCTTCGGCGGCCACAACGTGGCTCTCGTCTTCACGCGGGGTTGA
- a CDS encoding NADP-dependent oxidoreductase: MKAIAIDGYGSAEQLTLRDLPDPPVGPDTVLVRVRAVGVNPVDWKIREGYLAAAIPSHFPLVPGWDAAGVVAAVGPAVTGFAVGDEVIGYVRRDHIQHGTYAELVPAPERTLADKPVQASWAEAGGLPLAGLTAYQALQLARTGANDTVLVHGAAGGVGHLAVQLARALGAGRVIGTASEANHDFVRSLGAEPVSYGDGLLDRVRAVAPDGVDVALDLFGGAALDVSAELLARPARLISTADPEHVTRLGGSYLFVKPSTADLSVLAGLVDAGRLTVHVARTFPLAEAAEAQRLVAEGHVRGKVVLEI, from the coding sequence GTGAAGGCGATCGCGATCGACGGGTACGGCTCGGCCGAGCAGCTCACCCTCCGCGACCTGCCGGACCCACCGGTCGGCCCGGACACCGTGCTGGTGCGGGTGCGCGCCGTGGGGGTGAACCCGGTCGACTGGAAGATTCGCGAGGGTTACCTGGCGGCCGCCATACCGAGCCACTTCCCGCTCGTGCCCGGCTGGGACGCGGCCGGGGTGGTCGCCGCGGTCGGGCCGGCGGTGACCGGGTTCGCGGTCGGCGACGAGGTGATCGGGTACGTCCGGCGCGACCACATCCAGCACGGCACGTACGCGGAGCTGGTGCCGGCACCGGAACGGACGCTGGCCGACAAGCCGGTGCAGGCGTCCTGGGCGGAGGCGGGTGGGCTGCCGCTGGCCGGGCTGACCGCGTACCAGGCGCTGCAGCTCGCCCGGACCGGAGCCAATGACACCGTCCTGGTGCACGGCGCAGCGGGCGGGGTGGGCCATCTGGCCGTGCAGCTGGCCCGGGCGCTCGGCGCGGGCCGGGTGATCGGCACGGCGAGCGAGGCCAACCACGACTTCGTCCGGTCGCTGGGCGCCGAGCCGGTCAGCTACGGCGACGGGTTGCTGGACCGGGTCCGCGCGGTCGCGCCCGACGGGGTGGACGTCGCGCTCGACCTCTTCGGCGGCGCGGCGCTGGACGTCTCCGCCGAGCTGCTGGCCCGGCCGGCCCGGCTGATCTCGACCGCCGACCCCGAGCACGTCACCCGGCTCGGCGGCAGTTACCTCTTCGTGAAGCCGTCCACCGCCGACCTGAGCGTGCTCGCCGGGCTGGTCGACGCCGGCCGGCTCACCGTCCACGTGGCGCGGACCTTCCCGCTCGCCGAGGCCGCCGAGGCGCAGCGGCTGGTGGCGGAGGGGCACGTCCGGGGCAAGGTGGTGCTGGAGATCTGA
- a CDS encoding copper resistance CopC family protein codes for MGGTVARRVRTWLVVLGVALAVPVLLPATPAGAHNSLTGSDPRDGAVLAAAPKRIELRFLATPAPGTTKITVTGPDNSPAAGGSPTFSGNRVSVPFRPGPAGRYVVGYRVASSDGHPVTGEIRFTLTTGAPAPSPSPSATPTAPATTAVAGAPTASATPPASPAAGRRSDGDAGSGWLWALAAVAALALLAGGLLLRRRGTQR; via the coding sequence ATGGGGGGCACGGTGGCGCGCCGGGTGCGCACCTGGCTGGTGGTTCTCGGCGTGGCGCTCGCTGTCCCGGTGCTGCTTCCGGCCACACCGGCCGGGGCGCACAACTCGCTGACCGGGAGCGATCCCCGTGACGGGGCCGTGCTGGCGGCCGCGCCCAAGCGGATCGAGCTCCGCTTCCTTGCCACGCCCGCCCCCGGTACGACGAAGATCACGGTCACCGGACCGGACAACTCGCCCGCAGCCGGCGGCTCCCCGACCTTCTCCGGCAACCGGGTGAGCGTGCCGTTCAGGCCCGGCCCGGCCGGCCGCTACGTCGTCGGTTACCGGGTCGCGTCGAGCGACGGCCATCCGGTGACGGGCGAGATCCGCTTCACCCTCACCACGGGCGCCCCGGCCCCGTCCCCGTCCCCGTCCGCGACTCCGACCGCCCCGGCGACCACCGCGGTGGCGGGTGCCCCCACCGCCTCGGCGACGCCGCCGGCGAGCCCGGCCGCCGGCCGCCGCTCCGACGGCGACGCCGGATCCGGCTGGCTCTGGGCGCTCGCCGCCGTCGCGGCGCTCGCACTGCTCGCCGGCGGCCTCCTGCTCCGCCGCCGCGGGACCCAGCGCTGA
- the gltX gene encoding glutamate--tRNA ligase, whose amino-acid sequence MTVRVRFAPSPTGMFHVGGARSALQNWIYAKQQGGVFVLRIEDTDAARNKPEWTEGILSALDWIGIARGSYEGPYFQSSYAGEHRAAAQRLYEAGRAYYCDCTREDVQARTGSQYAGYDGFCRDRGLGPGEGRALRFRTPDEGETVVVDLVRGEPTFENKNIEDFVIARADGSAVFLLANVVDDMTMGITHVIRAEEHLPNTPKQQLLWDALGVKPPIWAHVPVVVNEKRQKLSKRRDKVALEAYRDEGYLAAAMRNYLMLLGWAPSGDREIVPWSVIEEEFRLEDVNPSPAFFDEKKLRAFNGEYIRALPIEEFIDACQPWLTGTGNIAPPPWQPEEFDPAAFAAVAPLAQTRIAVLSEIVPNVDFLFLADPLIDEAAWAKAMKEGAAELLGAAIAGFEALEPWDAESLKSTLEAVGAERGLKLGKAQAPVRVAVTGRTVGLPLFESLEVLGRDRTLTRLRAARVRLV is encoded by the coding sequence GTGACGGTACGTGTGCGCTTCGCCCCTTCGCCGACCGGTATGTTCCACGTCGGCGGTGCCCGCTCGGCCCTGCAGAACTGGATCTACGCCAAGCAGCAGGGCGGGGTGTTCGTGCTCCGCATCGAGGACACCGACGCGGCCCGGAACAAGCCCGAATGGACCGAGGGCATCCTGTCGGCGCTGGACTGGATCGGCATCGCGCGGGGCAGCTATGAGGGCCCGTACTTCCAGTCGTCGTACGCCGGCGAGCACCGCGCCGCCGCACAGCGGCTCTACGAGGCCGGCCGCGCCTACTACTGCGACTGCACCCGCGAGGACGTGCAGGCCCGGACCGGCTCGCAGTACGCCGGCTACGACGGCTTCTGCCGCGACCGGGGCCTCGGCCCGGGCGAGGGGCGCGCGCTGCGCTTCCGTACGCCGGACGAGGGCGAGACCGTGGTGGTCGACCTGGTCCGCGGCGAGCCGACGTTCGAGAACAAGAACATCGAGGACTTCGTCATCGCCCGGGCCGACGGCTCCGCGGTCTTCCTGCTGGCCAACGTGGTCGACGACATGACCATGGGGATCACCCATGTGATCCGGGCCGAGGAGCACCTGCCCAACACCCCGAAGCAGCAGCTGCTCTGGGACGCGCTCGGGGTCAAGCCGCCGATCTGGGCGCACGTGCCGGTGGTGGTCAACGAGAAGCGGCAGAAGCTCTCCAAGCGGCGCGACAAGGTTGCCCTGGAGGCGTACCGGGACGAGGGCTACCTCGCCGCGGCGATGCGCAACTACCTGATGCTGCTCGGCTGGGCGCCCTCGGGCGACCGGGAGATCGTGCCCTGGTCCGTGATCGAGGAGGAGTTCCGGCTGGAGGACGTGAACCCCTCCCCGGCGTTCTTCGACGAGAAGAAGCTGCGCGCGTTCAACGGTGAGTACATTCGGGCGCTGCCGATCGAGGAGTTCATCGACGCCTGCCAGCCGTGGCTGACCGGCACCGGCAACATCGCGCCCCCGCCCTGGCAGCCGGAGGAGTTCGACCCGGCCGCCTTCGCCGCCGTGGCGCCGCTGGCGCAGACCCGGATCGCGGTGCTCAGCGAGATCGTGCCGAACGTCGACTTCCTCTTCCTGGCCGACCCGCTGATCGACGAGGCGGCCTGGGCCAAGGCGATGAAGGAGGGCGCGGCCGAGCTGCTGGGCGCCGCGATCGCCGGCTTCGAGGCGCTGGAGCCCTGGGACGCCGAGTCGCTGAAGTCCACGCTGGAGGCGGTCGGCGCGGAGCGCGGCCTCAAGCTGGGCAAGGCCCAGGCGCCGGTCCGGGTGGCGGTCACCGGCCGCACCGTCGGGCTGCCGCTCTTCGAGTCCCTCGAGGTCCTCGGCCGCGACCGCACCCTGACCCGCCTGCGCGCCGCCCGGGTCCGGCTGGTCTGA